One region of Wyeomyia smithii strain HCP4-BCI-WySm-NY-G18 chromosome 3, ASM2978416v1, whole genome shotgun sequence genomic DNA includes:
- the LOC129730564 gene encoding serine protease inhibitor 88Ea-like isoform X1, giving the protein MAVMKPIPCAALVLLLASLALPNVHGQCLAEDDNIQHSKADSAQSRNRLYKGESIFTLKLLEAINAATPTENVFFSPYSLYHVLLLMYFGAKSTTEKLLRTGLELHWTTDKPVVWQAYNIGKKSLSTRLSNDKDITFTSIDKLFFGKTIPVEECMEDKFFDEIEKLDYENDPESQRNYINNWVENSTRGEIKDLLVPGSITRNTKLAIANAAYFKGTWQSKFKPEETKKEIFYISNERQEFVDMMRVQGTFNHAANEKLACHILELPYYGQDENSRVSMYVFLPPAEPNALEKLLARLTASPDILSEVVGEGISRQVDVKLPKFSIEKTVEMKPVLERMGMGKLFENTADFSGFSKRTKIEFDEVQQKSKITVDEEGSTAASSTIAFSFRSSRPADPAMFHCNHPFVFIIYDYATQAVLFNGVYRQPE; this is encoded by the exons ATGAAACCCATTCCGTGCGCCGCTTTGGTGCTGCTACTGGCATCACTCGCACTACCTAACGTCCACGGACAGTGTCTGGCCGAGGACGATAACATCCAGCACAGCAAGGCAGATAGTGCACAATCACGGAATCGGCTGTACAAGGGCGAATCGATCTTCACATTGAAACTGCTAGAGGCCATCAATGCCGCCACACCGACCGAGAATGTATTTTTCTCGCCGTACAGTCTGTACCACGTGCTGCTGCTGATGTACTTCGGAGCAAAGTCGACCACAGAAAAGCTTCTTCGCACCGGACTGGAACTGCACTGGACTACCGATAAGCCAGTAGTATGGCAGGCGTACAATATTGGCAAAAAATCTCTGTCAACAAGATTGAGCAACGACAAAGACATCACGTTTACCTCCATCGACAAGCTGTTCTTTGGTAAGACGATTCCAGTGGAGGAATGCATGGAGGATAAGTTCTTCGACGAAATCGAGAAGCTAGACTACGAAAATGATCCGGAGTCCCAAAGAAACTATATCAACAATTGGGTGGAGAACTCTACGCGCGGAGAAATCAAGGACCTCCTGGTGCCGGGATCGATAACCCGAAATACAAAGCTGGCTATCGCAAATGCTGCGTACTTCAAG GGTACTTGGCAAAGCAAATTCAAACCGGAAGAAACAAAGAAAGAAATCTTTTATATTTCCAACGAGCGACAGGAGTTTGTTGATATGATGCGTGTTCAGGGAACCTTCAACCACG CTGCCAATGAAAAACTTGCCTGTCACATTCTTGAATTACCATACTACGGCCAGGACGAGAACTCACGCGTGTCAATGTACGTATTCTTGCCACCAGCTGAGCCAAATGCGTTGGAAAAGCTATTGGCGCGATTGACCGCCTCACCGGACATTCTCAGCGAGGTAGTCGGCGAAGGAATATCCCGCCAGGTGGACGTCAAGCTGCCCAAATTTAGCATTGAGAAAACCGTCGAAATGAAGCCCGTCCTCGAGCGCATGGGAATGGGTAAACTGTTCGAAAACACCGCGGACTTCTCCGGCTTTTCCAAGCGGACCAAAATTGAGTTCGACGAGGTTCAGCAAAAGTCCAAGATCACCGTGGACGAGGAAGGATCGACGGCCGCGTCTAGCACGATAGCATTCAGCTTCCGGTCATCACGTCCGGCGGATCCGGCCATGTTCCACTGCAACCATCCGTTTGTGTTCATTATCTACGATTACGCGACGCAAGCGGTACTGTTCAACGGAGTCTATCGCCAACCGGAATGA
- the LOC129730564 gene encoding serine protease inhibitor 88Ea-like isoform X2, with amino-acid sequence MKPIPCAALVLLLASLALPNVHGQCLAEDDNIQHSKADSAQSRNRLYKGESIFTLKLLEAINAATPTENVFFSPYSLYHVLLLMYFGAKSTTEKLLRTGLELHWTTDKPVVWQAYNIGKKSLSTRLSNDKDITFTSIDKLFFGKTIPVEECMEDKFFDEIEKLDYENDPESQRNYINNWVENSTRGEIKDLLVPGSITRNTKLAIANAAYFKGTWQSKFKPEETKKEIFYISNERQEFVDMMRVQGTFNHAANEKLACHILELPYYGQDENSRVSMYVFLPPAEPNALEKLLARLTASPDILSEVVGEGISRQVDVKLPKFSIEKTVEMKPVLERMGMGKLFENTADFSGFSKRTKIEFDEVQQKSKITVDEEGSTAASSTIAFSFRSSRPADPAMFHCNHPFVFIIYDYATQAVLFNGVYRQPE; translated from the exons ATGAAACCCATTCCGTGCGCCGCTTTGGTGCTGCTACTGGCATCACTCGCACTACCTAACGTCCACGGACAGTGTCTGGCCGAGGACGATAACATCCAGCACAGCAAGGCAGATAGTGCACAATCACGGAATCGGCTGTACAAGGGCGAATCGATCTTCACATTGAAACTGCTAGAGGCCATCAATGCCGCCACACCGACCGAGAATGTATTTTTCTCGCCGTACAGTCTGTACCACGTGCTGCTGCTGATGTACTTCGGAGCAAAGTCGACCACAGAAAAGCTTCTTCGCACCGGACTGGAACTGCACTGGACTACCGATAAGCCAGTAGTATGGCAGGCGTACAATATTGGCAAAAAATCTCTGTCAACAAGATTGAGCAACGACAAAGACATCACGTTTACCTCCATCGACAAGCTGTTCTTTGGTAAGACGATTCCAGTGGAGGAATGCATGGAGGATAAGTTCTTCGACGAAATCGAGAAGCTAGACTACGAAAATGATCCGGAGTCCCAAAGAAACTATATCAACAATTGGGTGGAGAACTCTACGCGCGGAGAAATCAAGGACCTCCTGGTGCCGGGATCGATAACCCGAAATACAAAGCTGGCTATCGCAAATGCTGCGTACTTCAAG GGTACTTGGCAAAGCAAATTCAAACCGGAAGAAACAAAGAAAGAAATCTTTTATATTTCCAACGAGCGACAGGAGTTTGTTGATATGATGCGTGTTCAGGGAACCTTCAACCACG CTGCCAATGAAAAACTTGCCTGTCACATTCTTGAATTACCATACTACGGCCAGGACGAGAACTCACGCGTGTCAATGTACGTATTCTTGCCACCAGCTGAGCCAAATGCGTTGGAAAAGCTATTGGCGCGATTGACCGCCTCACCGGACATTCTCAGCGAGGTAGTCGGCGAAGGAATATCCCGCCAGGTGGACGTCAAGCTGCCCAAATTTAGCATTGAGAAAACCGTCGAAATGAAGCCCGTCCTCGAGCGCATGGGAATGGGTAAACTGTTCGAAAACACCGCGGACTTCTCCGGCTTTTCCAAGCGGACCAAAATTGAGTTCGACGAGGTTCAGCAAAAGTCCAAGATCACCGTGGACGAGGAAGGATCGACGGCCGCGTCTAGCACGATAGCATTCAGCTTCCGGTCATCACGTCCGGCGGATCCGGCCATGTTCCACTGCAACCATCCGTTTGTGTTCATTATCTACGATTACGCGACGCAAGCGGTACTGTTCAACGGAGTCTATCGCCAACCGGAATGA